The following coding sequences lie in one Phorcysia thermohydrogeniphila genomic window:
- a CDS encoding 4Fe-4S dicluster domain-containing protein, which yields MDRREFLKLAGFTLLVGELFDLKTAGAKQAFRPVLIFDQSKCMGCKACMAACQLEHGLEDSPEVLLFRIGEREVGRFPKAKITFHQQDICRECLDHPCVLSCPFGAISVRKGGVVTIDEEKCTGCEKCLSACPFGAISLRKDGKAVKCNFCFDRVVKRGDVPRCVAVCPSGALVFGNILNPKGALAELLKARLELSRLLLKHQQAELLNKTAPSNPYLYPETKKPEGERIVNTVCLACNARCGLRVTVKGNRLVQVDGNPYHPYNRGGKEIPYETPLKESFEFSATTCAKPQMDNDYLYNPYRITQPLKRIGKRGEGKFKPISWEQLIREVSEGGYLFKEIGDDRYYPGIKDVLSDEPVDPGAPELGPKRNQLVWFTGRSQGGRSHFIKRWVFNAIGSKNYIGHTDICGIGFRMGNYALSDGKQVEFKADYWNCKYMLVFGSNIYSAQQPGVNTSGAIIARRIASGELKLVLVDPRAPKAIAHAHDWLPVRPTKDGALAMGLIRVMLEKGWYDKDFLSIPNKSVAEKKGRNVYTNATHLVVVDEGRFLRVKDLSGLNGNPEDEVVVDPETKRLVPASSAKEGLLEWEGEINGLKVKTAFLLMKESVMEHSLSFYAKESGIPEEKIKKIAKEFWEHAPYAVAFAYHGGGNYVGGTYASYALSMLNVLVGNINRKGGYLCRGKGAAKWRTGLYDLKNFPGMKKPKGVKISREKARYEDTTEFKKKGYPSKLPWFPFTKGGLSVSAISGIDRKYPYPIKVLIAYFSDFIYSMPGGRRFIETVKDHTKVPLFISIDTTINETNVYADYIVPDVIYLEGHYGFLTPHAPGCQFTAVRTPVLEPLVGKTKDGRPFCLETFLIDVARHLKLPGYGEKAIPGKDGKLYPLVRAEDYYLRGIANLAFNAKVKDAPPEEVAFVEENYPVAKHKNILSQGEWKKVCTVLVRGGVFRPTDSVFDERGNFSFGIPKVFIWNEKLGTSRNSLTGEKLWGTLRYYPSTDYFGKLIEEIDKEYPFTVITYKSALHTQSRTICYNQALVYEPDFQLKMNPLDAERLGLKDGDRVRVYSRSNPEGVITTLKLTELVRPGTVAYSHHFGHWQHGASPVYVENAKKVFLGGDKVTDGNYTKVDPRRGLGVTMNLLTRLDEGLYNLPLVEPIAGIPDFSSTRVRIEKVK from the coding sequence ATGGATAGGAGGGAGTTTTTAAAACTTGCCGGTTTTACCCTTTTGGTTGGAGAGCTCTTTGATTTAAAGACAGCCGGTGCTAAACAGGCTTTTAGGCCGGTTCTGATTTTTGACCAGTCAAAGTGTATGGGCTGTAAGGCCTGTATGGCCGCCTGTCAGCTTGAGCACGGCCTTGAGGATTCCCCGGAAGTTCTACTTTTCAGGATAGGGGAGAGAGAAGTTGGAAGGTTCCCTAAGGCAAAAATAACTTTCCACCAGCAGGATATCTGTAGGGAGTGTCTTGACCACCCCTGCGTCTTGTCCTGTCCTTTCGGGGCGATATCTGTTAGGAAGGGTGGAGTAGTCACCATAGATGAAGAGAAATGTACGGGCTGTGAGAAGTGTCTTTCGGCGTGTCCCTTTGGGGCAATATCTTTGAGGAAAGATGGAAAAGCAGTTAAGTGCAACTTCTGTTTTGACAGGGTAGTCAAAAGGGGCGATGTTCCAAGGTGCGTGGCCGTCTGTCCCTCTGGAGCTCTCGTCTTTGGAAATATTCTGAATCCAAAGGGGGCGCTGGCAGAGCTCTTAAAGGCGCGTCTAGAGCTTTCCCGTCTCCTCCTAAAACACCAGCAGGCGGAGCTCCTAAACAAAACAGCACCTTCTAATCCTTACCTCTATCCGGAGACTAAGAAACCGGAAGGGGAGAGGATAGTCAATACTGTTTGTCTTGCCTGTAACGCAAGGTGTGGCCTAAGGGTTACCGTAAAGGGTAACAGGCTCGTTCAGGTAGATGGAAATCCCTACCACCCCTACAACCGGGGAGGAAAGGAGATACCCTACGAGACTCCTTTAAAGGAGAGCTTTGAGTTCTCGGCAACTACCTGTGCAAAGCCCCAGATGGATAACGACTACCTCTACAACCCCTACAGGATAACTCAACCCTTAAAGAGAATCGGCAAGAGAGGAGAGGGCAAGTTTAAGCCTATAAGCTGGGAACAGCTGATAAGGGAAGTTTCAGAGGGAGGTTACCTCTTTAAGGAGATAGGGGACGACAGATACTACCCCGGGATAAAGGACGTTCTCTCTGACGAGCCGGTAGACCCGGGAGCTCCGGAACTCGGCCCAAAGCGCAACCAGCTCGTCTGGTTTACGGGGCGCTCTCAGGGAGGAAGAAGCCACTTTATAAAGAGGTGGGTCTTTAACGCTATCGGCTCAAAGAACTACATAGGCCACACCGATATATGTGGCATCGGCTTTAGGATGGGTAACTACGCCCTCTCTGACGGTAAGCAGGTTGAGTTTAAGGCCGACTACTGGAACTGTAAGTACATGCTCGTTTTCGGCTCTAACATCTACTCAGCCCAGCAACCGGGAGTTAACACCTCAGGAGCAATAATTGCGAGGAGGATAGCCTCCGGCGAACTAAAGCTCGTTCTCGTTGACCCGAGAGCTCCAAAGGCAATAGCCCACGCCCACGACTGGCTTCCCGTTAGACCTACAAAGGACGGAGCTCTCGCAATGGGGCTTATTAGAGTAATGCTTGAAAAGGGCTGGTACGACAAAGACTTCCTCTCAATCCCCAATAAGTCCGTTGCTGAAAAGAAGGGAAGGAACGTCTACACCAACGCCACTCACCTTGTTGTAGTTGATGAGGGAAGGTTCTTAAGGGTGAAGGACCTTTCTGGACTTAATGGCAACCCTGAAGACGAAGTTGTCGTAGACCCTGAAACAAAAAGACTAGTCCCTGCAAGCTCTGCTAAGGAGGGACTCTTAGAGTGGGAGGGAGAAATAAACGGCCTTAAGGTAAAAACCGCCTTCCTCCTAATGAAGGAAAGCGTTATGGAGCATTCCCTTTCCTTTTACGCTAAGGAGAGCGGAATACCTGAAGAGAAGATTAAGAAGATTGCAAAAGAATTCTGGGAACACGCTCCTTACGCCGTTGCCTTTGCCTACCACGGAGGTGGAAACTACGTTGGTGGAACTTACGCAAGCTATGCCCTTTCTATGCTCAACGTCCTCGTTGGAAACATAAACAGGAAAGGCGGCTACCTCTGCCGTGGTAAAGGTGCGGCAAAGTGGAGAACCGGCCTTTACGACCTTAAGAACTTCCCCGGCATGAAAAAACCTAAGGGGGTGAAAATCTCAAGGGAGAAAGCCCGTTACGAGGATACAACCGAGTTTAAAAAGAAGGGTTACCCCTCTAAGCTTCCGTGGTTTCCCTTCACAAAGGGTGGCCTCTCAGTTTCTGCAATCTCCGGTATAGACCGGAAGTACCCCTACCCGATAAAGGTTCTCATTGCCTACTTTTCAGACTTCATCTACAGTATGCCCGGAGGAAGGCGTTTCATAGAGACGGTAAAGGACCATACAAAAGTTCCCCTTTTTATCTCCATAGACACGACGATAAACGAGACGAACGTCTATGCCGACTACATCGTTCCCGATGTTATCTACCTTGAGGGTCACTACGGCTTCTTAACGCCCCACGCACCCGGCTGTCAGTTCACTGCTGTAAGGACTCCTGTTCTTGAGCCGTTGGTAGGAAAAACAAAGGACGGTAGGCCCTTCTGCCTTGAGACCTTCCTCATAGACGTTGCAAGGCACTTAAAGCTTCCCGGTTACGGTGAGAAAGCTATACCGGGTAAGGACGGAAAGCTCTATCCCCTTGTAAGGGCTGAGGACTACTACTTACGTGGAATTGCAAACCTTGCCTTTAATGCAAAGGTAAAGGATGCTCCTCCTGAGGAAGTGGCCTTTGTTGAGGAAAACTACCCCGTTGCAAAGCACAAAAACATCCTCTCACAGGGAGAGTGGAAGAAAGTCTGTACGGTCCTTGTTAGGGGTGGAGTCTTTAGACCTACGGATTCTGTGTTTGATGAGAGGGGTAACTTCAGCTTTGGAATTCCAAAGGTGTTTATCTGGAACGAAAAGCTCGGAACAAGCCGTAACAGTTTAACCGGCGAAAAACTCTGGGGAACTCTCCGCTACTATCCATCAACCGATTACTTTGGAAAGTTAATTGAAGAGATTGACAAGGAATATCCTTTCACCGTGATCACCTATAAGTCTGCTCTCCATACTCAGTCAAGGACGATATGTTACAACCAAGCTCTCGTCTATGAGCCCGATTTCCAACTTAAGATGAACCCTCTGGACGCCGAGAGGCTTGGCCTAAAAGATGGAGACAGGGTAAGGGTTTACTCAAGGTCAAACCCAGAAGGGGTTATTACTACACTCAAGCTTACAGAACTTGTCCGTCCGGGGACAGTTGCTTACTCCCACCATTTTGGTCACTGGCAGCACGGTGCATCTCCCGTTTACGTTGAGAACGCTAAAAAAGTCTTCCTCGGGGGTGATAAGGTAACTGACGGTAACTACACTAAGGTTGACCCGAGAAGGGGCTTAGGTGTTACAATGAACCTTCTAACAAGGCTTGATGAGGGACTTTACAACCTTCCGTTGGTTGAGCCTATAGCTGGAATTCCGGACTTTAGCAGTACGAGGGTGAGGATAGAAAAAGTAAAGTAA
- a CDS encoding OmpA/MotB family protein yields MARRKKEECKKAPAWLTSFSDLMSLLLTFFILLYSMSTLDITQAIKFLSYFQGEKAKTFEKLSVVKPIRIYTTDIAKKIKKIIQRILPVHGYQIVVTEEYILVRLFNKVLFKPNSFKLTPEAKKALAKLAEVIKGLPGNYRVRIEGHTGKDEPEKPIPGIQDDWDLSIRRATAVAKYLASRGVDPSRLEAVGYGNTRPLYTWRNPILQARNRRVEIYIEVAKPKEEKKVEVQKKEKPPTRGKGS; encoded by the coding sequence ATGGCAAGAAGGAAAAAAGAGGAGTGTAAAAAAGCTCCAGCGTGGCTCACAAGTTTTAGTGATTTGATGTCCCTGCTACTGACCTTCTTTATTCTCCTGTATTCCATGAGTACGCTTGACATAACTCAAGCTATTAAGTTCCTTTCCTACTTCCAAGGAGAGAAAGCCAAGACCTTTGAAAAGCTTTCGGTAGTCAAACCGATAAGGATATACACCACAGACATTGCAAAGAAAATAAAGAAGATAATTCAAAGGATTCTCCCCGTTCACGGTTATCAAATCGTCGTCACAGAAGAGTATATCCTCGTCCGCCTCTTTAACAAAGTTCTATTCAAACCAAACTCATTTAAGCTCACCCCAGAGGCCAAGAAGGCATTAGCCAAGTTAGCAGAGGTCATAAAGGGACTTCCCGGAAACTACAGGGTAAGGATAGAAGGGCACACAGGGAAGGATGAGCCGGAAAAGCCTATACCCGGCATTCAGGACGACTGGGACCTCTCAATTAGAAGGGCAACAGCTGTCGCAAAATACCTCGCATCCAGAGGTGTAGACCCTTCAAGGCTTGAAGCCGTCGGGTACGGGAACACGAGGCCACTCTACACTTGGAGGAATCCTATACTACAGGCAAGAAACAGGCGCGTTGAGATATACATAGAGGTTGCTAAACCGAAGGAAGAAAAAAAGGTTGAAGTTCAGAAAAAGGAAAAGCCCCCAACACGGGGGAAAGGGAGCTAA
- a CDS encoding motility protein A — protein MDIATLIGIGGAFLLIIISIVIGGSPGAFINIPSLLITVGGGISAGMAGFPLGEFINGFKAILKAINPGLPNPIETIDFLTDIAKKARKEGILALEADIDNFYGRDPFLGDIMRMLIDGLEIEEIKSTAESAMAQIDQKLSTEVAVWESLGDLFPAFGMIGTLIGLIQMLQNLSDPSALGPGMAVAMITTLYGAILANALCIPVSKKLKYYKDVRLLYLEAYLLTAEAIEKGINPNILKQKLAGLLGVEIKEG, from the coding sequence ATGGATATAGCAACCCTGATAGGTATCGGCGGTGCGTTTCTACTCATCATCATATCAATCGTCATAGGTGGAAGTCCCGGAGCGTTCATCAACATTCCATCCCTCCTCATTACCGTCGGCGGCGGTATCTCAGCGGGAATGGCAGGATTCCCGCTGGGAGAGTTCATAAATGGCTTTAAAGCCATACTAAAAGCCATCAATCCCGGACTTCCAAACCCAATTGAAACGATAGACTTTCTAACAGACATAGCCAAGAAAGCGAGGAAAGAGGGAATCCTTGCCCTTGAAGCCGATATTGACAACTTCTACGGTAGAGACCCCTTCTTAGGCGACATTATGAGGATGCTAATTGACGGCCTTGAGATAGAGGAGATAAAGAGTACAGCCGAAAGCGCTATGGCACAGATAGACCAGAAGCTCTCAACGGAAGTAGCTGTGTGGGAGTCCCTCGGAGACCTGTTCCCCGCCTTTGGAATGATTGGAACTCTTATTGGACTGATTCAGATGCTTCAGAACCTCTCCGACCCATCAGCCTTAGGTCCCGGAATGGCCGTAGCTATGATTACAACCCTCTACGGTGCTATCCTCGCAAACGCCCTCTGTATTCCAGTATCAAAGAAGCTTAAGTACTACAAAGATGTGAGACTCCTATACTTAGAAGCTTACTTACTCACCGCAGAAGCAATAGAAAAAGGTATCAACCCCAACATACTAAAACAGAAGTTAGCAGGACTGCTCGGCGTTGAAATTAAAGAGGGTTAA
- a CDS encoding OmpA/MotB family protein: MARRKKEECKAPPAWLTSFGDLMSLLLTFFILLYSMSTISLEKFYQAIKGIVEAFGGHYVIHEERVIQGRKVPIQFPDMYPKLKSRKAIEEKLHEIRKMLQRMGINSEVAKYGTSIRLRINTDKLFPSGSDKPYREAIPLIMEICKKLKEFDLPITIEGHTDNRPIRSKRFPSNWELSAARATSVLRLFIQCGYNPKKLSAAGCGPYRPIASNDTPEGRAKNRRIEVIIHLPM, from the coding sequence ATGGCAAGAAGAAAGAAGGAGGAGTGTAAAGCTCCTCCGGCATGGCTTACAAGTTTCGGCGACCTAATGTCCCTCCTTTTAACTTTCTTCATCCTCCTTTACTCCATGAGCACCATCTCCCTTGAGAAGTTCTACCAAGCAATAAAAGGAATAGTTGAAGCTTTCGGAGGTCATTACGTTATCCATGAAGAAAGGGTAATTCAGGGCAGAAAAGTACCTATACAATTTCCCGATATGTATCCCAAGCTTAAGTCCAGAAAGGCCATAGAAGAAAAACTCCACGAAATAAGGAAAATGTTACAGAGGATGGGAATTAACTCAGAAGTAGCAAAGTATGGGACAAGCATTAGACTAAGGATAAATACTGACAAGCTCTTCCCATCTGGAAGTGACAAACCTTACCGAGAAGCCATCCCTCTAATAATGGAAATCTGCAAAAAGCTTAAAGAGTTTGACCTTCCAATAACTATAGAAGGGCATACAGACAACAGACCAATAAGGTCAAAGAGGTTTCCATCAAACTGGGAGCTCTCCGCAGCGCGGGCTACTTCCGTTCTAAGACTCTTCATTCAGTGCGGGTACAATCCCAAAAAACTCTCAGCAGCCGGATGTGGCCCTTATAGACCAATAGCTTCTAACGATACACCAGAAGGTAGAGCCAAAAACAGAAGGATAGAGGTAATCATTCACCTGCCGATGTAA
- a CDS encoding transglutaminase-like domain-containing protein, which produces MRRLLLAALLLFTSQAFGATYQLTEEVDIKPQPDAKLIEVWVPIPYENPWQKIKSIKVESPFPYLLQEEEEYGNRFLYIRKEGGLKEPVRVRVEVVVERDELKPVKRASSVPLRYYLSDRLVPVEKFKKMAKKVTAGKRTAVEKLRAIYDYVVANMKYDKSGKGWGRGDAIWACDAKRGNCTDFHSLFIALSRASGIPALFEIGLPVNGDGEVKGYHCWVLAFPDGYTYGIDASEAAKHPEKREYFFGHLCDKRIGITRGRDILLNPPQHGSRLNYLYKPYEEVDLTPVDGLNVRFYLRELSP; this is translated from the coding sequence ATGAGAAGGCTACTTTTAGCAGCTCTACTCCTGTTTACCTCTCAGGCCTTTGGAGCTACGTATCAGCTTACTGAAGAGGTAGATATTAAACCGCAGCCGGATGCTAAGCTTATAGAGGTTTGGGTCCCCATCCCCTACGAGAACCCTTGGCAGAAGATAAAGAGCATTAAGGTTGAATCTCCCTTCCCCTACCTCTTGCAGGAAGAGGAGGAGTACGGCAACAGGTTTCTTTACATCCGAAAGGAGGGAGGACTGAAAGAGCCTGTTAGGGTTAGGGTAGAGGTGGTTGTAGAGAGGGATGAGCTAAAGCCGGTTAAAAGAGCCTCTTCTGTCCCCCTTAGATACTACCTATCGGACAGGCTTGTTCCTGTTGAAAAGTTTAAAAAAATGGCGAAAAAGGTTACGGCAGGGAAAAGAACGGCAGTTGAAAAGCTTAGGGCTATCTACGATTATGTTGTAGCGAATATGAAGTACGATAAGTCCGGAAAAGGCTGGGGAAGGGGCGATGCAATCTGGGCCTGCGACGCAAAGAGGGGCAACTGCACCGATTTTCATTCTCTCTTCATAGCCCTTTCAAGGGCTTCTGGGATTCCAGCCCTCTTTGAGATAGGCCTTCCCGTAAACGGTGATGGAGAGGTAAAGGGATACCACTGCTGGGTTCTTGCATTCCCTGACGGTTACACTTACGGTATAGACGCCTCAGAGGCTGCAAAGCACCCGGAAAAGAGGGAGTACTTCTTTGGACACCTGTGTGATAAACGGATAGGGATAACGAGGGGAAGGGACATTCTCCTTAATCCTCCGCAGCATGGCAGTAGGCTTAATTACCTCTACAAACCTTACGAGGAAGTTGACCTTACGCCGGTAGATGGCTTGAACGTCAGGTTTTACCTTAGGGAGCTCTCTCCTTAG
- a CDS encoding FAD-binding oxidoreductase, producing MKQETLVKELQKLVGKEKVKGSIDWRLSYAYDGTPTGYKGIPDAVVFPENTEDVAKILSFANENRIPVYPRGAGSGLTGGSAPLQGGIVVSTEKMNRIIEIDEANLAVLTEPGVVTYDLQKEVEKRGLFYPPDPSSYKFSTIGGNIAENAGGPRCVKYGVTKDYVMQLEVVFADGTVANLGSKAVKSVAGYNLKDLIVGSEGTLAFITKAYLKLIPAPEAVRTAMAIFPKVEQAAQAVADMFKVKVIPTACEFLDKNSIVAVENYAKIGLPTHAEGLLIIEVDGYEAIVDELIHRAIDVCKKAGAIEVKIASDPKEREAIWNARRAVSPAIVQLKPKKINEDVVVPRSRIPELIKNVYKIADKYNLMVVNFGHAGDGNIHVNFMYEPHEEDRVKEAVREVFLLTLELEGSVSGEHGIGWMKKEFLPLEVKDALEKMKAVKRALDPNNILNPGKIFDL from the coding sequence TTGAAACAGGAAACTCTTGTTAAGGAGCTCCAAAAGCTCGTCGGAAAGGAAAAAGTAAAAGGTTCAATAGATTGGAGACTTTCTTACGCCTACGATGGAACGCCTACCGGATACAAGGGAATTCCCGACGCAGTCGTCTTTCCAGAAAACACAGAGGACGTTGCGAAAATCTTGAGCTTTGCCAACGAAAACAGGATTCCCGTATACCCCCGCGGAGCAGGCTCAGGACTCACGGGAGGCTCTGCTCCCCTACAAGGGGGAATTGTTGTCTCAACAGAAAAGATGAACAGGATAATTGAAATAGACGAGGCTAATTTAGCCGTTCTAACAGAGCCGGGAGTTGTAACTTACGACCTCCAGAAGGAAGTTGAGAAGAGGGGGCTATTCTATCCACCAGACCCTTCAAGCTACAAGTTCTCAACAATTGGCGGCAACATAGCCGAAAACGCTGGAGGCCCAAGGTGCGTTAAATATGGAGTTACAAAGGACTACGTAATGCAACTTGAGGTAGTATTTGCAGACGGAACTGTTGCAAACCTCGGCTCAAAGGCCGTTAAGTCTGTCGCCGGCTACAACCTGAAAGACCTGATAGTAGGTTCGGAAGGAACCTTAGCCTTTATCACAAAGGCTTACCTAAAACTGATACCTGCTCCCGAAGCTGTAAGAACGGCTATGGCCATATTCCCGAAGGTTGAGCAGGCTGCTCAGGCCGTTGCCGACATGTTTAAAGTAAAGGTAATACCTACTGCCTGCGAATTCCTTGACAAAAATTCAATAGTTGCCGTTGAAAACTATGCAAAAATTGGTCTTCCTACCCACGCAGAAGGCCTTCTCATCATAGAAGTTGACGGCTACGAGGCAATTGTTGATGAGCTGATACATAGAGCTATTGATGTATGCAAAAAGGCTGGTGCAATAGAAGTTAAAATCGCCTCTGACCCGAAAGAAAGAGAGGCCATTTGGAACGCAAGGAGAGCAGTTTCTCCGGCTATTGTTCAGCTAAAGCCAAAGAAAATAAACGAGGACGTCGTTGTCCCCAGAAGCAGAATCCCCGAACTGATTAAAAATGTTTACAAAATTGCCGATAAGTATAACCTGATGGTTGTAAACTTCGGTCATGCAGGAGACGGGAACATTCACGTGAACTTTATGTATGAGCCACACGAGGAAGATAGAGTAAAAGAAGCTGTAAGGGAAGTCTTTCTACTTACTTTAGAGCTTGAAGGCTCTGTCTCTGGAGAGCATGGAATAGGCTGGATGAAGAAGGAATTCCTTCCTCTGGAAGTAAAAGACGCTCTGGAAAAGATGAAGGCAGTGAAGAGAGCTCTTGACCCCAACAACATACTAAACCCGGGAAAAATCTTTGACCTTTAA
- a CDS encoding porin — translation MRKLLTALSIAVLTVSTASSAEITNQEILQKLQELEAKLKKLEVENKRLRELLEEKGSTLIAARKKTKKLKVTGRVLFRFSQTADIDESGGKSIYGDPGNGFTVRKARVRFHGKLNDNVSYMIHLRADRGSQVELWDAYVKYSFDSIPLSIKMGQFKVPLSMSYLKSGTELWFPERPVAVNKIAPVWRDVGLEATWKVSRALKLSASVLNGEGWSSDKIYNSDKKYAYVFSADVTPVDNESLRWRVRVGYEVGTDAYSKLIYTKYDAVSVERRLLDVETRLDLRSFGLSLEGGFLYDNPQDAVDSSGSSVQLGDAKGYYLQADYALPSVKGLHLVGRYSWLDPNDDVDDKYDVDYTSLGFYYLINGWQAAIRSAYIFANERHGEEVDNDLFVTEFQLLF, via the coding sequence ATGAGGAAGTTACTTACTGCTCTAAGTATCGCGGTGCTAACAGTTTCTACGGCTTCTTCTGCAGAAATCACCAATCAGGAGATACTTCAAAAGCTACAGGAGCTAGAAGCAAAACTTAAAAAGCTTGAGGTAGAGAATAAAAGGCTCAGGGAGCTCCTTGAGGAAAAGGGCTCTACCCTGATAGCTGCAAGGAAGAAAACCAAAAAACTCAAAGTAACCGGAAGGGTTCTTTTTAGGTTTTCACAGACTGCCGACATTGACGAGTCTGGAGGAAAGTCAATTTACGGCGACCCCGGTAACGGCTTTACGGTGAGAAAAGCACGGGTTAGGTTTCACGGGAAGTTAAACGATAACGTTTCCTATATGATTCACCTGAGGGCCGATAGGGGTAGCCAAGTAGAGCTCTGGGATGCTTACGTTAAGTACTCCTTTGACTCAATTCCCCTGTCTATAAAGATGGGACAGTTTAAAGTTCCGCTTTCTATGTCTTACCTAAAGTCGGGGACGGAGCTCTGGTTCCCAGAAAGGCCAGTAGCGGTTAACAAGATAGCGCCGGTCTGGAGGGACGTGGGTTTAGAAGCCACTTGGAAAGTTTCACGAGCCCTGAAACTTTCCGCCTCTGTCCTCAACGGAGAAGGTTGGAGTAGCGATAAGATTTATAACAGCGATAAAAAATACGCATACGTCTTTTCAGCCGATGTTACACCAGTTGACAATGAAAGTCTCAGGTGGAGAGTAAGAGTTGGTTATGAGGTGGGAACGGACGCTTACTCCAAGCTCATATACACAAAGTACGATGCCGTTTCTGTGGAGAGACGCCTCTTAGACGTAGAAACGAGGCTTGACCTAAGGTCCTTTGGACTCTCCTTAGAGGGAGGCTTCCTCTACGACAATCCGCAGGATGCTGTGGACAGTTCTGGCAGTAGCGTTCAGCTTGGAGACGCTAAGGGCTACTACCTTCAGGCAGACTACGCACTTCCTTCCGTTAAGGGACTTCACCTCGTTGGCCGTTACTCTTGGCTTGACCCGAACGACGACGTTGATGACAAGTACGACGTTGACTACACCTCCCTTGGCTTTTACTACCTAATTAACGGTTGGCAGGCAGCTATAAGGTCTGCCTACATCTTTGCAAACGAAAGACACGGAGAGGAGGTTGATAACGACCTCTTCGTAACGGAGTTCCAGCTCCTCTTTTAG
- a CDS encoding DUF4911 domain-containing protein, with amino-acid sequence MKPLMKGRNLLCKVDVKDIAFINAIFEWYHEVATVRTRDRKKGLIELWVAPDFYEDALKAVNYLKEEGFVKEFEVLEEVGDNWHRE; translated from the coding sequence GTGAAACCACTTATGAAGGGAAGGAACCTTCTCTGCAAGGTGGATGTAAAGGACATTGCCTTTATTAATGCCATTTTTGAGTGGTATCACGAGGTTGCGACAGTTAGGACAAGGGATAGGAAAAAGGGACTGATAGAGCTCTGGGTAGCTCCCGACTTTTACGAGGATGCCCTTAAGGCCGTTAACTACTTAAAAGAGGAAGGATTCGTTAAGGAGTTTGAAGTTCTTGAGGAAGTTGGAGAC